TTGTGGATTTTTTGAAGGCGGGTGAGGGATCGAACTAGCGCTCACCCGAGCTTCATTCCACCCGTCATATCAGCCAATGGCTAAGGAAAGCGGCTACTGCGTGGCGTGCTTGAACGATTCCAGTTCGCTCGTAAACCGTTGAGTCCTGACGCCGTTGCTTCCGTAGTACTCCTCGACGGACTTAACCCAGCGGCCGGTTTCGGGCACGTACCAGAACGCCTTGTAGAGACGGCCAGTGACGGCCGTCGGCGCGGCCTTGCGGGTCTGCGCTATAACGGTCGTTCCTCCCTGCGTGGAGAAGGCGCCTCCCGTTGCGGATTGAATCGGCGCAGTTTCCGCGGTCCAGTCTCCTTCGGCTTCGACCTTGATCGCGTCAAACTTTCCCGCGGGCACTTCTACGGATTCGGGGCCGACCACCTTGAACCGGCTGTCGAACGACTCCGATGCGTGCTGCACATTCGGATGCGCCTCGGTGTATTTCACTTCCCACGTCTTGCCGACGGTCAGCGGGAACGACAGAGGCCGATTGACCGTAGTTTCGGAGCCGTTCACGTTACGCGAACGGCTCCAGTCCGAGCCCGCGATCAGTTCTTTTGCGGCCTGGGTCGTGCCAACCTGCTTCGTTTCGAAGTAGATATGATCGGACGTGGTCCGCAGTACGACGATCTCGTCATGACTCTGGTGCCAGCCGTTAGGGCCGTTCTCGATCGTATTGACATACGTCCAGGTGTCGCCCTCGCTGAGTTTGGGGGCAGCGACGGACTCTGCGTGCACAAGCGTGGGAGCAACAAGGGAAATCAGTAGCAGGATGGTTCTTGTCGTTTTCATGGTCTTTGGTTTTTCTCAATTGGTCTGCCGGACGATTCTAGTTACCCAATCTTTCGGTTAGCATTCAGGCCGGTTTTACCAAAACCGCTGTTCCCGATCTCTTTCCACATCTGCCAGAACCTGGGCCCACATATGCGGTTTGATACCATTCACGCTTTTCAAGATGGGCCGAAACCAGCGTGAGTCGCCAATTTGTATCGTCCGTACGTGAATTCTGCCGCCTGTGGGCCGGCCGGCTTGCACGTTTGCTGGGGGCCACCCTTCTTCTCGTCGTGGAGTTGATCGGGTTCGCCGCTCGCCTGCTCAAACCCTTGCTGGTCAAGGTGCTGTTCCATCTACGTCATCCGACGCGGCGCGGTGTTCTGCTTACGTTCGCCACACCGCCTGCGCTCGTGCTGCTGTATGTGATTGTGCTGATTCCGTTCACGCCGAGCATTAGCGATATCCGCAAGGCGCGGGTCGACCAGCCGGCGCAGATTCTCTCGGCCGACGGCAAGCTGCTCGCTGAATTCAAGCCTTCGAACCGCGAATGGGTTTCGCTCGCCGATATCTCGCCCCACATGGTCGACGCACTGATCTCGACCGAAGACCACCGCTTTTACCAGCACCATGGTATCGACTGGCGGCGCACGGGATCTGCGGCATTGCACACGTTCGGCGGCGACCGCCAGGGTGGTTCGACGATCACCCAGCAACTGGCGCGCAATCTCTATCCGGACGAAATCGGCCGCGCTCCGACTCTCACGCGCAAAGTGAAAGAAGCGATCACCGCGCTAAAGATCGAGGCGGCTTATAGCAAGGACCAGATTCTCGAAACGTATCTGAACACGGTGCCGTTTCTGTACAACGCGTACGGCATCGAAATGGCTTCGCGCACGTACTTCGGCAAATCCGCGGATCAACTGGATATTCTGGAAAGCGCCACGTTGACCGGCATGTTGAAGGGCAACAGCTATTACAACCCGGTGATCAATCCGGACCGCGCGCTGGAGCGCCGCAATACGGTGCTCGCGCAGATGGTCAAATACGGCCGTCTCTCGCAGACGACCTACGCAACATTGAGCCGCAAGCCTCTGCGCGTCGATTTCGAACGGCAGATCGAACCGCCGGGACCTGCTCCGCACTTCGCGCAGCAGTTGCGTAAGTGGCTGATCTCGTGGGCCGATCGCAACGACTACAACATTTACTCAGATGGACTAATTGTTCATACGACGATCGATTCGCGTCTGCAGTCGATGGCGACCGCGGCGGTTGTCTTGCAGGGCAATGCGTTGCAATCGGTTGCCAATGGGGCGTGGAGCGGACGCTCCGGCTGCTCGCCGCAAAGCGATCTCTTCAAGAGTTTCATCCGCGAGACGCCGGATTACAAGGCTGCGATCAGCGCCGGGCAAAGCGACGACGATGCGCTTCAGCATCTGGGCGCTGACCGCACATTCGTGCGCACGCTGTGCCACGATAAGACCGAAGTGCAGGCAGGTTTCCTCGCCATCGATCCGCGTAACGGGCAGATCAAGGCATGGGTGGGCAGCCGCGATTTCACTGACGAGCCGTTCGATCACGTTCAGCAGTCACGGCGTCAGCCCGGTTCGACGTTCAAGCCGTTCGTGTACGGTGCCGCTTTTGCAGATGGCGCGAAGCCCACGGACACCTTCATCGATCAGCCGATCGAAATACCGCTGAAGGGCGGCGAGATCTGGCGTCCGAACGACGACGCGCCGCCGAGCGGCAAGCCGATGACACTGCGCGATGCGCTCGCTTATTCGCGCAACCGCATCACCGCGCAGTTGATGGAGCAGGTTGGGCCGGACAAGGTGGTTCGGCTCGCGCGCGCGATGGGCGTGCGCGACAGCGAACTCGCCCCTGTGCCATCGCTTGCACTGGGCACGAGCCCGGTGACGATTAAGGAAATGGTCTCGGCG
The sequence above is drawn from the Paraburkholderia phenazinium genome and encodes:
- a CDS encoding penicillin-binding protein 1A translates to MSRQFVSSVREFCRLWAGRLARLLGATLLLVVELIGFAARLLKPLLVKVLFHLRHPTRRGVLLTFATPPALVLLYVIVLIPFTPSISDIRKARVDQPAQILSADGKLLAEFKPSNREWVSLADISPHMVDALISTEDHRFYQHHGIDWRRTGSAALHTFGGDRQGGSTITQQLARNLYPDEIGRAPTLTRKVKEAITALKIEAAYSKDQILETYLNTVPFLYNAYGIEMASRTYFGKSADQLDILESATLTGMLKGNSYYNPVINPDRALERRNTVLAQMVKYGRLSQTTYATLSRKPLRVDFERQIEPPGPAPHFAQQLRKWLISWADRNDYNIYSDGLIVHTTIDSRLQSMATAAVVLQGNALQSVANGAWSGRSGCSPQSDLFKSFIRETPDYKAAISAGQSDDDALQHLGADRTFVRTLCHDKTEVQAGFLAIDPRNGQIKAWVGSRDFTDEPFDHVQQSRRQPGSTFKPFVYGAAFADGAKPTDTFIDQPIEIPLKGGEIWRPNDDAPPSGKPMTLRDALAYSRNRITAQLMEQVGPDKVVRLARAMGVRDSELAPVPSLALGTSPVTIKEMVSAYSTIANDGEYLEPRMVTSIEDHNGNVLAQFEPASPERALSAAADRTLLDVMRDVVNRGTGAAIRSRFGIRADVAGKTGTTQDNADGWFILMHPQLVAGAWVGFDDGRVTLGSNYWGEGAHTALPIVGDFYQRALRARLIDSRVKFATEVQPSLFDEFRDKLNAWVSYLFASKPKTQTASAPVRHVAPKPAPVTPPSASVPSSASSGTSAALSAPAASVPREVPPLLGAPGAAASAPAAASNSGSSAIPPAAVLSPASAAELMGVPQRNGGFPVEGPGSSPTPSPDVPEGDSGSSRQ